A portion of the Leifsonia sp. EB41 genome contains these proteins:
- a CDS encoding MFS transporter, which produces MTASLESTAAPVAGVRTGPRRGFLFFLGAAVATVNGALLATAVLTLSLKAAQLDPKNATTVLSVVIGIGSVVALIAYPLIGRLSDRTLSRFGRRRPYLVLGAILLAAGALLTVAASSTALLTLAYVVTMVGAVCALVACSAIVPDQVEPSRRGTPSAIVGLGAPIGAVLGIFLAQTVQPNLAAMILLPAGVAVVFTLVLAVFVSDRPLAREERPAFALREFFQTFWVNPAKSPAFAWAWWSRLLIFFGVAAVNAYQAFYLILVQHVNPATVGTSLFVASLVGTGVSLVFAPLMGKLSDKVGRRKPFVIAAALIFGVGLALVAFAPSFPTFLIAIAVIGLGQGVYFAVDFALVTQVLPDPENPAKDLGIMNLASSLPSSIVPAIAPALLALGASAALPQNFGALFLAGAIAALLGAAAILPIRGVK; this is translated from the coding sequence ATGACCGCATCGCTCGAATCGACGGCAGCGCCGGTGGCGGGAGTCCGCACCGGACCCCGCCGCGGCTTCCTCTTCTTCCTGGGCGCCGCCGTCGCCACCGTCAACGGCGCCCTGCTCGCGACCGCCGTCCTGACGCTCTCGCTGAAGGCCGCGCAGCTCGACCCGAAGAACGCCACGACGGTCCTCTCGGTCGTGATCGGCATCGGCAGCGTCGTGGCGCTCATCGCCTACCCGCTGATCGGTCGGCTCAGCGACCGCACGCTCTCGCGCTTCGGCCGCCGCCGACCGTACCTCGTGCTCGGCGCGATCCTCCTCGCCGCGGGCGCCCTGCTCACCGTGGCGGCCTCCAGCACAGCGCTGCTCACGCTCGCGTACGTCGTCACGATGGTCGGCGCCGTCTGTGCGCTCGTCGCGTGCAGCGCGATCGTGCCGGACCAGGTCGAGCCCTCCCGCCGGGGCACTCCGTCCGCCATCGTCGGCCTCGGCGCGCCTATCGGCGCGGTGCTCGGCATCTTCCTGGCGCAGACCGTCCAGCCGAACCTGGCCGCGATGATTCTCCTCCCGGCCGGCGTCGCCGTCGTCTTCACCCTGGTGCTCGCGGTGTTCGTCTCGGACCGCCCGCTCGCGCGCGAGGAGCGCCCCGCGTTCGCGCTGCGGGAGTTCTTCCAGACGTTCTGGGTGAACCCGGCGAAGAGCCCCGCGTTCGCCTGGGCCTGGTGGAGCCGGCTCCTCATCTTCTTCGGCGTCGCCGCCGTCAACGCCTACCAGGCCTTCTACCTGATCCTCGTGCAGCACGTGAACCCGGCGACCGTGGGCACCTCCCTGTTCGTCGCCTCCCTCGTCGGCACCGGCGTCTCGCTCGTGTTCGCGCCGCTGATGGGCAAGCTGTCGGACAAGGTCGGCCGCCGGAAGCCGTTCGTCATCGCCGCCGCGCTGATCTTCGGGGTCGGCCTCGCGCTGGTCGCGTTCGCGCCGAGCTTCCCGACCTTCCTGATCGCCATCGCGGTGATCGGACTCGGCCAGGGCGTCTACTTCGCGGTGGACTTCGCGCTCGTCACCCAGGTGCTGCCTGACCCGGAGAACCCGGCGAAGGACCTCGGCATCATGAACCTGGCCAGCAGCCTCCCGTCCTCCATCGTCCCCGCGATCGCCCCGGCGCTGCTCGCGCTCGGCGCCTCGGCCGCGCTGCCGCAGAACTTCGGCGCGCTGTTCCTGGCCGGCGCGATCGCGGCGCTGCTGGGCGCGGCGGCCATCCTGCCGATCCGCGGCGTCAAGTGA
- a CDS encoding ABC transporter ATP-binding protein has protein sequence MNVRPPAVVVRGLRKSYGSFEALRGVDFEIADGETFALLGPNGAGKSTTIEILEGYRDRSGGEASVLGADPGKAGTAWKARLGIVLQSGAEAANVTVREQLTQFARYYPHSRDVEEVIAAVGLEEKAKVRIRNLSGGQRRRLDVALGVIGRPELLFLDEPTTGFDPEARRQFWELVRTLKREGTTILLTTHYLDEAAQLSDRAAVIAHGALLDIGAVDAIGGAAAKVPIVRWRDSTGAPHEERTDAPGALVARLAAEAGGEPRDLEVIRPSLEDIYLALVREADERAGAASGQEVAA, from the coding sequence ATGAATGTGCGTCCTCCCGCCGTGGTCGTGCGCGGCCTCCGCAAGTCGTACGGCTCCTTCGAGGCCCTGCGCGGCGTCGACTTCGAGATCGCCGACGGCGAGACGTTCGCGCTGCTCGGGCCGAACGGCGCCGGGAAGAGCACGACCATCGAGATCCTGGAGGGCTACCGGGACCGGTCGGGCGGCGAGGCGAGCGTGCTCGGGGCCGACCCCGGCAAGGCCGGCACCGCGTGGAAGGCGCGGCTCGGGATCGTGCTGCAGTCCGGCGCCGAGGCCGCGAACGTGACCGTGCGCGAGCAGCTCACGCAGTTCGCCCGCTACTACCCGCACAGCCGCGACGTCGAGGAGGTCATCGCTGCCGTCGGGCTGGAGGAGAAGGCGAAGGTCCGCATCCGCAACCTGTCCGGAGGCCAGCGCCGGCGGCTGGATGTCGCGCTCGGCGTGATCGGGCGGCCCGAGCTGCTCTTCCTCGACGAGCCGACGACCGGATTCGACCCGGAGGCCCGGCGGCAGTTCTGGGAGCTGGTGCGCACGCTGAAACGGGAGGGCACCACCATCCTCCTCACCACCCACTACCTGGACGAGGCCGCGCAGCTCAGCGACCGGGCCGCCGTGATCGCGCACGGCGCGCTGCTCGACATCGGCGCGGTGGACGCGATCGGCGGGGCGGCCGCGAAAGTCCCGATCGTCCGCTGGCGGGACTCCACCGGTGCGCCGCACGAGGAGCGCACCGACGCGCCGGGCGCGCTGGTCGCCCGGCTCGCCGCCGAGGCCGGCGGGGAGCCCCGCGACCTGGAGGTCATCCGCCCCAGCCTGGAGGACATCTACCTCGCGCTGGTGCGGGAGGCGGACGAGCGGGCCGGCGCGGCCTCCGGCCAGGAGGTGGCCGCATGA
- a CDS encoding ABC transporter permease has protein sequence MTSVALGWSRIRYEVVVYFRQADTIFFTFLFPVVMLGIFSVAFQGLGKVGAAPDGSGGISQAAYYLPGMIAAGILLSGVQNLAVDIAVEKSDGTLKRLGGTPLPVVSYFLGKMGQVIATSILQIGLLLFVARVLFGVALPTDPEAWLRFAWIYLLGIVTSAVLGIALSAVPRTGKSATAVIIPIVLVLQFISGVYLAFNLLPTWLQNIASLFPVKWIAQGMRSVFLPASFEAAEPSGSWQLGWIAVVLLIWLVAGLIACRLSFRWIRKDGQ, from the coding sequence ATGACCTCGGTCGCGCTGGGCTGGTCCCGGATCCGCTACGAGGTGGTCGTGTACTTCCGCCAGGCGGACACCATCTTCTTCACCTTCCTGTTCCCGGTGGTCATGCTCGGGATCTTCTCCGTCGCGTTCCAGGGCCTCGGCAAGGTCGGCGCCGCGCCGGACGGCAGCGGCGGCATCTCGCAGGCCGCCTACTACCTGCCCGGGATGATCGCCGCGGGCATCCTCCTCAGCGGCGTTCAGAACCTCGCCGTCGACATCGCCGTGGAGAAGAGCGACGGGACGCTGAAGCGCCTGGGCGGCACTCCGCTCCCCGTGGTCTCCTACTTCCTCGGCAAGATGGGCCAGGTCATCGCGACCAGCATCCTCCAGATCGGGCTGCTGCTGTTCGTCGCCCGGGTGCTGTTCGGGGTGGCGCTGCCGACCGACCCGGAGGCCTGGCTGCGCTTCGCCTGGATCTACCTGCTCGGCATCGTCACGTCCGCCGTCCTGGGCATCGCGCTCTCCGCGGTGCCGCGCACGGGCAAGAGCGCGACGGCGGTCATCATCCCGATCGTGCTGGTGCTGCAGTTCATCTCCGGCGTCTACCTGGCCTTCAACCTGCTGCCGACCTGGCTGCAGAACATCGCCAGCCTGTTCCCGGTCAAGTGGATCGCGCAGGGCATGCGGAGCGTGTTCCTCCCGGCGAGCTTCGAGGCCGCCGAGCCGAGCGGGAGCTGGCAGCTCGGCTGGATCGCGGTGGTGCTGCTGATCTGGCTGGTGGCGGGGCTGATCGCGTGCCGGCTGTCCTTCCGGTGGATCCGGAAGGACGGTCAGTGA
- a CDS encoding sulfurtransferase: MSSTTTRADARDLRVTDAPLVGPDWLESHLADPGVRVVEVDVNATAYTSGHLPGAVLWNPYADLKGPDYRPVADDAIRALFERSGITPDATVVFYGYAPSLGFWLMKLYRHADVRILDTSRAVWQEAGLPWTTETPDVAPSGYPLPAPDDTIRATAADVRAAIGRPGTTIVDARSASEYTGERFWPSGTPEPGGRAGRIPSAVNVDAAGVFDERGRFRDRDTLAGMFAAIDPGTDVITYCTIGNRGSADWFALRYLIGHANARVYDGSWAEWGHDPDTPIA, translated from the coding sequence ATGAGCTCCACCACCACCCGGGCCGACGCCCGGGACCTGCGCGTCACGGACGCGCCCCTCGTCGGGCCGGACTGGCTCGAATCCCACCTCGCGGACCCCGGCGTCCGCGTCGTCGAGGTCGACGTGAACGCCACCGCCTACACGTCGGGCCACCTCCCCGGCGCAGTGCTCTGGAACCCGTACGCCGACCTCAAAGGCCCGGACTACCGGCCCGTCGCGGACGATGCGATCCGCGCCCTCTTCGAACGTTCCGGCATCACGCCGGACGCGACCGTCGTCTTCTACGGCTACGCCCCGTCGCTCGGGTTCTGGCTGATGAAGCTGTACCGGCACGCGGACGTGCGCATCCTCGACACCTCACGCGCGGTCTGGCAGGAGGCCGGCCTGCCGTGGACGACCGAGACGCCGGACGTAGCGCCCTCCGGCTATCCGCTGCCCGCTCCGGACGACACGATCCGGGCCACCGCCGCCGACGTGCGCGCGGCGATCGGCCGCCCGGGCACCACGATCGTGGACGCCCGGAGCGCCTCGGAGTACACCGGCGAGCGCTTCTGGCCGTCCGGGACACCGGAGCCGGGAGGCCGCGCGGGCCGCATCCCGTCGGCGGTGAACGTGGACGCGGCCGGCGTGTTCGACGAGCGCGGCCGGTTCCGCGACCGCGACACCCTGGCGGGCATGTTCGCCGCGATCGACCCCGGCACGGACGTGATCACCTACTGCACGATCGGCAACCGCGGCTCGGCGGACTGGTTCGCGCTCCGGTACCTGATCGGGCACGCGAACGCACGCGTGTACGACGGGTCGTGGGCGGAGTGGGGGCACGACCCGGACACGCCGATCGCGTGA
- a CDS encoding DUF1059 domain-containing protein has translation MTRIIRCECGYIARGETDAEVVDDISAHMRSDHPALFQAVAREDLLGWIQLE, from the coding sequence ATGACCAGGATCATCCGGTGCGAATGCGGCTACATCGCCCGCGGCGAGACGGACGCGGAGGTCGTCGACGACATCAGCGCCCACATGAGGTCCGACCATCCTGCCCTCTTCCAGGCAGTCGCGCGGGAGGACCTGCTCGGCTGGATCCAGTTGGAGTGA
- a CDS encoding BTAD domain-containing putative transcriptional regulator — protein MTLASGGVRVQLCGTLHLEVAAERLEDGLPGRQGRLLFAYLVLNRHRPCTRDELAEAVWPGAVAVHGAGLNPLVSKLRRLLGADALEGRSALRLELGEDAHVDVEWAEQAVHRAESQVALGHWAAAWGPAIGAMLVAQREFLPGEDTGWIDEERRVLADILVRALDAYAVASLEMGGTELPAAVRAGRRLVSVAPLRETGYQVLMRALQRQGDVGAAVAVYGELRALLRDELGVSPSPATQHLYTSLLADP, from the coding sequence ATGACGTTGGCGTCCGGTGGGGTCCGGGTTCAGCTCTGCGGGACACTGCACCTCGAAGTGGCCGCTGAGCGGCTGGAGGACGGCCTCCCCGGCCGCCAGGGACGGCTGCTGTTCGCGTACCTCGTGCTCAACCGGCACCGCCCGTGCACCCGCGACGAACTCGCCGAGGCGGTCTGGCCGGGCGCGGTCGCCGTCCACGGCGCCGGACTGAACCCGCTGGTGTCGAAGCTGAGGCGGCTGCTCGGCGCGGACGCGCTGGAGGGCCGGTCGGCGCTGCGGCTGGAGCTGGGCGAGGACGCCCACGTCGACGTCGAGTGGGCGGAGCAGGCCGTCCACCGCGCCGAGTCGCAGGTCGCCCTCGGGCACTGGGCGGCGGCCTGGGGTCCCGCGATCGGAGCGATGCTGGTGGCCCAGCGCGAGTTCCTGCCCGGCGAGGACACCGGCTGGATCGACGAGGAGCGTCGCGTGCTCGCCGACATCCTCGTGCGCGCGCTGGACGCGTACGCGGTCGCGAGCCTGGAGATGGGCGGCACCGAGCTCCCCGCTGCCGTGCGCGCGGGGCGCCGCCTGGTGTCGGTCGCACCGCTGCGCGAGACCGGATACCAGGTGCTCATGCGGGCGCTCCAGCGGCAGGGCGATGTCGGGGCGGCCGTCGCGGTGTACGGCGAGCTGCGCGCGCTGCTGCGCGACGAGCTCGGCGTCTCCCCGAGCCCCGCCACGCAGCACCTCTACACCTCGCTGCTCGCCGACCCGTGA
- a CDS encoding NAD-dependent epimerase/dehydratase family protein: MADQRILVTGGSGFIAGHIILQLLGSGHEVRATIRSLDREDAARAELAEAGMANGDALHFVAADLLDDTGWAEAVDGADAVLHVASPVHLGPVDDEDDVIVPAREGTLRVLRAARDAGVPRVVLTSAFHAVGFGHPPLDRAFTEADWSPLDGPGMDAYGRSKVLAERAAWELLDGGSTELVTMLPVAVVGPLIGTGLSGANHIVRRVLTGELPAYPDFAVPFVDVRDVAAAHVAAISAVGAAGERFLLASQEDAVPLAEVGGVLRDELGERASRVPPATALLPDAAVRAAAEANPGMRPMAAELGYRKKVSTEKARRVLGFEPRPWQQAVVAAAESMLAKGVA, encoded by the coding sequence ATGGCAGACCAGCGCATCCTCGTCACCGGCGGCTCCGGCTTCATCGCCGGGCACATCATCCTGCAACTCCTGGGCAGCGGTCACGAGGTCCGCGCCACCATCCGCTCGCTCGACCGCGAGGACGCCGCGCGCGCCGAACTGGCCGAGGCGGGGATGGCGAACGGTGACGCGCTGCACTTCGTGGCGGCCGACCTCCTGGACGACACCGGCTGGGCCGAGGCGGTCGACGGCGCCGACGCGGTGCTGCACGTCGCCTCCCCCGTCCACCTCGGGCCGGTCGACGACGAGGACGACGTGATCGTGCCGGCGCGGGAGGGAACGCTGCGGGTGCTGCGCGCCGCCAGGGACGCGGGGGTGCCGCGGGTCGTGCTCACCTCTGCCTTCCATGCGGTCGGGTTCGGCCATCCGCCTCTCGACCGCGCGTTCACGGAGGCCGACTGGTCGCCGCTCGACGGCCCGGGGATGGACGCCTACGGGCGCAGCAAGGTGCTCGCCGAGCGCGCGGCGTGGGAGCTGCTCGACGGCGGCTCCACCGAGCTGGTCACGATGCTCCCGGTCGCGGTCGTCGGCCCGCTGATCGGCACGGGCCTCTCGGGCGCGAACCACATAGTGCGACGCGTGCTCACGGGCGAGCTGCCGGCGTATCCGGACTTCGCCGTCCCGTTCGTGGACGTGCGGGATGTCGCCGCAGCGCACGTCGCGGCGATCAGCGCGGTGGGCGCGGCGGGCGAGCGCTTCCTGCTCGCGTCCCAGGAGGACGCGGTGCCGCTCGCGGAGGTCGGAGGGGTGCTGCGGGACGAGCTCGGCGAGCGCGCGAGCCGGGTGCCTCCGGCGACGGCGCTGCTTCCCGATGCCGCCGTGCGCGCCGCAGCCGAGGCGAACCCGGGGATGCGGCCGATGGCGGCCGAACTCGGGTACCGCAAGAAGGTCTCGACCGAGAAGGCGCGGCGCGTGCTCGGTTTCGAGCCGCGCCCCTGGCAGCAGGCCGTGGTCGCTGCCGCCGAAAGCATGCTCGCCAAAGGGGTCGCCTGA
- a CDS encoding helix-turn-helix domain-containing protein, whose translation MNVEPEGPGNLLGEFLRARRELVSPESLGIPVLGTRRVAGLRREEVAMLSGISAEYYLRLEQGRDRNPSGQVLRSIARVLQLDGEATAYLLALPDSDRAPRRPRRPRAETLPESLAALVPQLPFPAFVEGRYLDVLAANTLASALSPRLVPGRNRMRDVFLDPAEQALFPDWEAASAVLIAGFRRSVGADADDARVVELVGELSIASPVFRRLWSRHDVRERQGATFAFQHPEVGPLAVHREKLQVTGTDGIMLVLYHAATEADAEKLRAACRAGRHSGGGRGRAIELVRWSDPRGTRLSGRLVWFDFQSPPPQCPRAQGSGALGVWRSRAESAEMDHDEPDPDPALAGSGGRRRLP comes from the coding sequence ATGAACGTCGAGCCCGAGGGGCCGGGCAATCTGCTGGGGGAGTTCCTGCGCGCCCGCCGGGAGCTGGTCTCGCCCGAGAGCCTCGGCATCCCCGTGCTCGGCACGCGCCGGGTGGCCGGCCTCCGCCGCGAGGAGGTCGCGATGCTGTCCGGCATCAGCGCCGAGTACTACCTCCGGCTGGAGCAGGGCCGCGACCGCAACCCGTCGGGGCAGGTACTGCGCTCGATTGCGCGCGTGCTCCAGCTCGACGGGGAGGCCACCGCGTACCTGCTCGCGTTGCCGGACAGCGACCGGGCGCCCCGCCGCCCGCGCCGCCCGCGGGCCGAGACGCTTCCGGAGAGCCTGGCCGCACTCGTGCCGCAGCTTCCGTTCCCGGCGTTCGTGGAGGGCCGCTACCTCGACGTGCTCGCCGCCAACACCCTCGCCTCCGCGCTCTCGCCGCGGTTGGTGCCCGGCCGCAACCGGATGCGCGACGTGTTCCTCGACCCGGCCGAGCAGGCGCTCTTCCCCGACTGGGAGGCCGCCTCGGCCGTGCTGATCGCGGGCTTCCGGCGCTCGGTCGGCGCCGACGCCGACGACGCGCGCGTGGTCGAGCTGGTCGGCGAGCTGTCGATCGCGAGCCCGGTGTTCCGGAGGCTGTGGAGCCGGCACGACGTGCGCGAGCGCCAGGGCGCGACCTTCGCGTTCCAGCATCCCGAGGTCGGGCCGCTCGCGGTGCACCGCGAGAAGCTGCAGGTCACCGGCACCGACGGGATCATGCTCGTGCTCTACCACGCCGCCACCGAGGCCGACGCGGAGAAGCTGCGGGCTGCTTGCCGCGCTGGCCGACACAGCGGAGGAGGCCGCGGCCGAGCGATCGAGCTTGTAAGGTGGAGTGATCCACGGGGGACTCGCCTATCGGGGCGACTTGTCTGGTTCGATTTCCAGAGTCCTCCACCACAGTGTCCGCGCGCCCAGGGGTCTGGAGCTCTCGGGGTCTGGCGCTCTCGCGCCGAAAGCGCTGAGATGGACCATGACGAACCTGACCCTGATCCAGCGCTCGCCGGATCCGGAGGACGTCGGCGCCTCCCGTGA
- the nhaA gene encoding Na+/H+ antiporter NhaA produces the protein MTNLTLIQRSPDPEDVGASRDRRPTLAERFRAMGRSRIGALLLLLATLIAIVWANISFTGYEHFWETHLTLGLGDLHLDFTLHALVNDALMAIFFFTVGLEVRREFAIGELTSWSRAVVPVVAAIFGLAVPAVIFVLFAMGTGHANAWGVVISTDTAFLVGGLALIGPRAVGRLRVFLLALAVVDDIGALSIIALVYTKDFNPVPLIVAAVGLAGVYFTRYLRGGRGPVYGTLAVIVWLAFLASGVHPTLAGVAIALLIPVYRPNRRDVEHALDLARTFRQSPNTEYARAAANSLRESISINERLQSAWSPYVAYVVLPLFALANAGVRLSGDILVGAVVSPLAWGIVAGLVVGKFVGVFGSTVLLRALRIGEFGPGLTVDRLAGGAALCGIGFTISLFIVDLAIPEEAAQNAARVGVLAATVIAFVVATIVFRLSDARRPKEEMGLTLVRPVDPKRDHIFGDLNAPFTIVEYGDFQCGFCLKATGSVEEVRRELGDNLRYVWRHAPLTRFHPNALAAAEASEAAARQGKFFPFERSLFADQEHQLPSDIMRRAEELGLDLPRFEADLGSPEVTARVRDDMLDAEAMDITAVPTFYINGPPPRRPVRRAVAHPGVAGERRGALMDQATCAPGTASSPVRYCDLPKPNDQSSGPFST, from the coding sequence ATGACGAACCTGACCCTGATCCAGCGCTCGCCGGATCCGGAGGACGTCGGCGCCTCCCGTGACCGGCGGCCCACCCTGGCCGAGCGGTTCCGGGCGATGGGACGCAGCCGCATCGGTGCGCTCCTCCTGCTGCTCGCGACGCTCATCGCCATCGTCTGGGCGAACATCTCCTTCACCGGCTACGAGCACTTCTGGGAGACCCACCTCACGCTCGGGCTGGGCGACCTCCACCTCGACTTCACCCTTCACGCGCTGGTCAACGACGCGCTCATGGCGATCTTCTTCTTCACGGTGGGGCTGGAGGTGCGGCGCGAGTTCGCGATCGGCGAGCTGACGAGCTGGTCGCGTGCCGTCGTCCCCGTCGTCGCGGCGATCTTCGGGCTGGCCGTCCCCGCGGTCATCTTCGTGCTGTTCGCGATGGGGACAGGGCACGCCAACGCGTGGGGCGTCGTGATCTCGACCGACACGGCGTTCCTGGTCGGCGGCCTGGCGCTGATCGGTCCTCGCGCGGTCGGCCGGCTGCGGGTGTTCTTGCTCGCGCTCGCCGTGGTGGACGACATCGGCGCGCTGAGCATCATCGCGCTGGTCTACACCAAGGACTTCAACCCCGTTCCGCTGATCGTCGCGGCGGTCGGCTTGGCCGGCGTGTACTTCACCCGCTACCTGCGCGGCGGGCGTGGACCGGTCTACGGCACGCTCGCCGTGATCGTCTGGCTGGCGTTCCTCGCCTCCGGCGTGCACCCGACGCTGGCCGGCGTCGCGATCGCGCTGCTGATCCCGGTGTACCGGCCCAACCGCCGCGACGTGGAGCACGCGCTCGACCTGGCGAGGACGTTCCGGCAGTCTCCGAACACCGAGTACGCCCGGGCGGCGGCGAACAGCCTCCGGGAGTCCATCTCGATCAACGAGCGACTGCAGTCGGCGTGGTCGCCGTACGTCGCGTACGTGGTGCTCCCGCTGTTCGCGCTCGCCAACGCGGGAGTGCGGCTGAGCGGCGACATCCTGGTCGGCGCCGTGGTCTCGCCGTTGGCGTGGGGCATCGTCGCCGGGCTCGTGGTCGGCAAGTTCGTCGGCGTGTTCGGCTCGACCGTGCTGCTGCGGGCGTTGCGCATCGGAGAGTTCGGCCCGGGCCTCACCGTGGATCGGCTGGCCGGCGGCGCCGCACTGTGCGGGATCGGCTTCACCATCTCGCTGTTCATCGTGGACCTCGCCATCCCGGAGGAGGCCGCCCAGAACGCGGCCAGGGTCGGGGTCCTTGCGGCGACCGTGATCGCGTTCGTCGTCGCGACGATCGTGTTCCGCCTCTCGGACGCGCGCCGGCCCAAGGAGGAGATGGGGCTCACGCTCGTGCGCCCGGTCGACCCGAAGCGCGACCACATCTTCGGCGACCTGAACGCACCCTTCACGATCGTGGAATACGGGGACTTCCAGTGCGGCTTCTGCCTCAAGGCGACCGGATCGGTGGAGGAGGTGCGCCGGGAGCTCGGCGACAACCTCCGCTACGTCTGGCGGCACGCCCCGCTGACGCGGTTCCATCCCAACGCGCTCGCCGCGGCCGAGGCGTCGGAAGCCGCCGCCCGGCAGGGAAAGTTCTTCCCGTTCGAGCGCAGCCTGTTCGCCGACCAGGAGCACCAGCTCCCGTCGGACATCATGCGTCGAGCCGAGGAGCTCGGTCTCGACCTGCCGCGCTTCGAGGCCGACCTGGGGTCGCCCGAGGTCACGGCGCGCGTCAGGGACGACATGCTCGACGCGGAGGCGATGGACATCACCGCCGTGCCGACGTTCTACATCAACGGGCCGCCGCCACGTCGGCCCGTACGACGCGCAGTCGCTCATCCGGGCGTTGCAGGCGAGCGTCGCGGCGCCCTGATGGATCAGGCCACCTGCGCGCCCGGCACGGCGAGCTCCCCGGTCAGGTACTGCGACCTCCCGAAGCCGAACGACCAGTCCTCCGGGCCGTTCTCGACATAG
- a CDS encoding tautomerase family protein: MPLVRIELQEGRPAAAVRAIADAVHDAIVSEYRIPRRDRFQIVTERPAGSIIAEDAGLGFERSDGVVVIQIFTQRGRSTKAKQSLFAEISRRLGEVDVAGEDVFIGYVENGPEDWSFGFGRSQYLTGELAVPGAQVA, from the coding sequence ATGCCCCTCGTCCGCATCGAACTCCAGGAGGGGCGTCCGGCCGCCGCCGTCCGCGCCATCGCCGACGCCGTCCACGACGCCATCGTGAGCGAGTACCGCATCCCCCGGCGCGACCGGTTCCAGATCGTCACCGAGCGCCCGGCCGGGTCGATCATCGCTGAGGACGCCGGGCTCGGCTTCGAGCGCAGCGACGGCGTGGTCGTCATCCAGATCTTCACGCAGCGCGGCCGCTCGACTAAGGCCAAGCAGAGCCTGTTCGCCGAGATCTCCCGCCGCCTCGGGGAGGTCGACGTGGCCGGGGAGGACGTCTTCATCGGCTATGTCGAGAACGGCCCGGAGGACTGGTCGTTCGGCTTCGGGAGGTCGCAGTACCTGACCGGGGAGCTCGCCGTGCCGGGCGCGCAGGTGGCCTGA
- the iolC gene encoding 5-dehydro-2-deoxygluconokinase, translating into MTQHGEPFDLITIGRIGVDLYPLQDGVGLEDVETFGKFLGGSATNVSIAAARHGLRSAVVTATGDDPFGRYAHRELRRLGVDDRFVGTVDTLKTPVTFCEIFPPDDFPLYFYRDPLAPDLAITAKDLDLDAISRARIYWSTVTGLSRDPSRTAHHVAWEARGRRPLTILDLDYRSMFWPSGAAATAEVERALGHVTVAVGNREECEIAVGETEPLRAADALLERGVELAVVKQGPRGVLAKTREETVEVPPYLVEVVNGLGAGDGFGGALCYGLLQDWSLERVIRFANIAGAIVATRRECSTAMPTTAEVESVLKELQNVPS; encoded by the coding sequence ATGACCCAGCATGGGGAGCCGTTCGACCTGATCACCATCGGGCGCATCGGTGTCGACCTCTACCCCCTGCAAGACGGGGTGGGGCTGGAGGACGTCGAGACCTTCGGCAAGTTCCTCGGCGGCAGCGCGACCAATGTGTCGATCGCCGCCGCTCGGCACGGTCTCCGCTCGGCGGTGGTCACCGCCACCGGCGACGACCCGTTCGGCCGCTACGCCCACCGCGAGCTGCGCCGGCTGGGAGTCGACGACCGGTTCGTCGGCACGGTCGACACCCTCAAGACGCCGGTGACCTTCTGCGAGATCTTCCCGCCCGACGACTTCCCGCTGTACTTCTACCGCGACCCGCTCGCGCCCGACCTCGCCATCACGGCGAAGGACCTCGACCTCGACGCGATCAGCCGGGCGCGCATCTACTGGTCGACCGTGACCGGCCTGTCCCGCGACCCGAGCCGCACCGCGCACCACGTGGCGTGGGAGGCGCGGGGCCGTCGGCCGCTCACCATCCTCGACCTCGACTACCGGTCGATGTTCTGGCCGAGCGGGGCGGCGGCCACGGCCGAAGTGGAGCGCGCGCTCGGCCACGTCACGGTCGCGGTCGGAAACCGCGAGGAGTGCGAGATCGCGGTGGGCGAGACCGAGCCGCTGCGCGCGGCAGACGCCCTCCTCGAGCGCGGCGTCGAGCTGGCCGTCGTCAAGCAGGGCCCGCGCGGCGTCCTTGCCAAGACGCGCGAGGAGACCGTGGAGGTGCCTCCCTACCTCGTGGAGGTCGTCAACGGCCTCGGCGCCGGCGACGGCTTCGGCGGCGCGCTCTGCTACGGCCTGCTGCAGGACTGGTCGCTCGAGCGGGTCATCCGCTTCGCCAACATCGCCGGAGCCATCGTCGCCACGCGCCGCGAGTGCTCCACCGCCATGCCGACGACCGCCGAGGTCGAGTCGGTGCTGAAGGAGCTCCAGAATGTCCCCAGCTGA